Below is a window of Lacrimispora xylanolytica DNA.
CTGAAGCAGATGGAGTCAGAATTTCAGGTGACCATTGTAAACAGAACCCCAAAGGGCCTGGAGTTTACGAAAGAAGGTGAATTTCTGGCAAACCAGGCAAATGTATATCTGGATTTTATGAAAGAGACCAATCGGGGACTGGCTGAATTAAAAGAAAGCGGTGAAGAGACCATTGTTATAGGCTCTTCCTACACCTATAGTAAATATACCCTGACTGATGTTTTATACCAATACAATCAAACCCACCCCAATGTGAATTTTCACATTGTGAATGATCAAAGCAATATCCTGTTCCGAAAGATGTTAGAGGAAGCGGTAGACGTTGCTTTTATCCGCGGTGATTATGAGGGCGCTGTCAATAAAGCTCTGATTGCTGAGGATCAGGCATATCTCATTACCAAGGAAAAGGTTGATATGGACCAGCTTCCCGGTCTGCAGTGGATTGCATACAGCACCAATGACCGAACCAAGGAGCTTTTAGGTGATTGGTGGCAGGATCGTTTTCATACAGCTCCCCCTTTGGGTATGGAAGTGGGGTTTATTGATTTCGCCTGGCAGCTGATTGGCAAGGGACTAGGGTATACTTTATGTTTTCTTCCCAGTAACTTTGTGAACGAACATGATCTTTGTCTGACTCCCTTGACAAAAAGGAATGGAGCTCCGGTACTTAGAAATACATGGTTTATCTATTCGAAAAACAAGAGAAAATCAAAGATGCTGGAAGATTTTATTCGTTATATAGAAGAGAAGCTTGTAATTGTATCATCGCGATGATGTGCAAATAAGGACGTTGTTTTAAATAAACAGCGTCCTTATTTTTTATAGAAAAATAAACTATGATTAGAATAAGAAAACTAGGAGGGGTAAGCATGGAGAAATACTATCTTGCCGTAGACATTGGTGCTTCCAGCGGACGTCATATTCTTGGAACTGTAAAAGATGGAAACATGGTTCTGGAGGAGATATACCGCTTTGAAAATGGCATGAAACGGATGGGGGAAAGGCTTTGCTGGGATGTGGAGTCCTTATTTGCAGAAATCAAAGAAGGCATGAAAGCGTGTAAAAAGCTAGGTAAGATACCTG
It encodes the following:
- a CDS encoding LysR family transcriptional regulator, with product MKDSDWVILYELYKNPNMSKVASLLFMTQPSLTKRLKQMESEFQVTIVNRTPKGLEFTKEGEFLANQANVYLDFMKETNRGLAELKESGEETIVIGSSYTYSKYTLTDVLYQYNQTHPNVNFHIVNDQSNILFRKMLEEAVDVAFIRGDYEGAVNKALIAEDQAYLITKEKVDMDQLPGLQWIAYSTNDRTKELLGDWWQDRFHTAPPLGMEVGFIDFAWQLIGKGLGYTLCFLPSNFVNEHDLCLTPLTKRNGAPVLRNTWFIYSKNKRKSKMLEDFIRYIEEKLVIVSSR